In a genomic window of bacterium:
- a CDS encoding ABC transporter substrate-binding protein yields the protein MRRIARSCVLVCTALLLVVAPQFALGAPSSNATFTFARPQETETLDPHKTTAVSSAEVDYLLYDTLVSQDYANAVKPGLAEKWTVSPDGKTYTFTLRQGVRFASGKPLTAADVKFTMDRWRGLKGSPTAFNISPVESVDAPNPRTVVMHLKDPLSILLVNLANYSASIINADAVNRAGDDYGTAVGKVDGTGPFVLKEWVRNDRLVVTRNPAYTWGPSFYKNQGPAHFGTVVFHTIVEDTPRIASVQVGDAQFTESIPGEQVPVLDKDKRVQVIRYSDQNTAFIGFKLGHKPLDDLKVRQAINYGINKQEIIAGAYYELATEAFGPLAPGTPGWWPGVQQVGYRYDPSKAKRLLDEAGWAQTRPGQPRQKNGQPLSLLFLWSPGPGLEQLVSLVQSELAGVGVGVRPQSLEWTAFLAALRAGQHDMFFINVRYVTPDILYFYFNSKQRPAPNRFDWADPETDRLLDLSRSSTNEQERADAYQKLQQIIVQNAIWVPLVHEKRVVIATPNLVVPQMHANVLYKMLDLEFKQ from the coding sequence ATGCGTCGGATCGCGCGGTCGTGTGTGCTCGTATGTACGGCCTTGTTGCTCGTTGTTGCTCCGCAGTTCGCGCTTGGCGCGCCGTCCTCGAACGCCACGTTCACGTTCGCCCGTCCCCAGGAAACGGAGACGCTCGACCCGCACAAGACGACGGCCGTCTCGTCCGCGGAAGTCGACTACCTCCTCTACGACACCCTGGTCTCGCAGGACTACGCCAACGCGGTCAAACCGGGACTGGCGGAGAAGTGGACGGTCTCTCCGGATGGGAAGACGTACACGTTCACGTTGCGCCAGGGCGTGCGGTTCGCGTCCGGCAAACCGCTCACAGCGGCGGATGTCAAGTTCACGATGGATCGGTGGCGCGGGTTGAAGGGCTCTCCGACCGCGTTCAACATCAGCCCGGTCGAGAGCGTGGACGCGCCCAATCCGCGCACGGTCGTGATGCACCTCAAGGACCCGCTGTCGATCCTGCTTGTGAACCTCGCCAACTACTCCGCGAGCATCATCAACGCCGACGCCGTCAACCGCGCGGGCGACGATTACGGAACCGCCGTTGGGAAGGTCGACGGAACCGGCCCGTTTGTGCTCAAGGAGTGGGTGCGGAACGACCGGCTGGTCGTCACGCGGAACCCCGCGTACACCTGGGGCCCGTCGTTCTACAAGAACCAGGGGCCGGCACACTTCGGCACGGTCGTGTTCCATACGATCGTCGAGGACACGCCGCGCATCGCATCGGTGCAGGTGGGAGACGCCCAGTTCACCGAGTCGATCCCGGGGGAACAGGTGCCCGTCCTGGACAAGGACAAGCGCGTACAAGTGATCCGTTACAGCGACCAAAACACCGCGTTCATCGGCTTCAAGCTGGGGCACAAGCCGCTCGACGACCTCAAGGTGCGCCAAGCGATTAACTACGGGATCAACAAGCAGGAGATCATCGCCGGAGCTTACTACGAGCTGGCGACGGAGGCGTTCGGGCCGCTCGCCCCGGGCACCCCGGGCTGGTGGCCGGGCGTCCAGCAGGTCGGCTATCGCTACGACCCGAGCAAGGCGAAGCGGCTCCTCGACGAGGCCGGGTGGGCCCAGACCCGTCCCGGGCAGCCTCGCCAGAAGAACGGGCAGCCGCTGTCGCTGCTGTTCCTGTGGTCACCCGGGCCCGGCCTGGAGCAGCTCGTCAGCCTCGTCCAGTCCGAACTAGCGGGCGTCGGCGTCGGGGTCAGGCCGCAGAGCCTAGAATGGACCGCGTTCCTCGCGGCGCTCCGCGCGGGCCAGCATGACATGTTCTTCATCAACGTCCGGTACGTCACGCCCGACATCCTGTACTTCTACTTCAACAGCAAGCAACGACCCGCGCCGAACCGGTTCGATTGGGCGGACCCGGAGACCGACCGCCTGCTCGACCTGAGCCGGTCCAGCACGAACGAGCAAGAGCGCGCGGACGCGTATCAGAAGCTCCAACAGATCATCGTGCAGAACGCGATCTGGGTGCCGCTCGTGCACGAGAAACGCGTCGTGATCGCGACGCCGAACCTGGTGGTCCCGCAGATGCACGCGAACGTGCTCTACAAGATGCTCGACCTCGAGTTCAAACAATAG
- a CDS encoding ABC transporter permease, whose protein sequence is MASYVAGRLLLAVPVLLGVSVLVFLILHLTPGNPALVVAGPDAPPDVVREVEHTLGLDQPLYVQYARYVARLARGDFGRSIRSREPVLDRLLSTFPVTLSLAVVGVALTIAISVPMGILAAYRRNSVLDLTTIFVALAGSAMPVFAIGLILLWIFAITLRWFPLSGFAPLTTVDGWRHIALPAVTVSSGTIALLARLTRSSMLETLHQDYVRTARAKGVWEPGVVIRHAFRNALLPVVTIVGLQFGLLLSGAVVTETIFSLPGMGRLLVDAILGRDFPIVQGAVLLFAVTFVVTNLVVDMAYSVVDPRIRYE, encoded by the coding sequence ATGGCCTCATACGTCGCGGGGCGCCTGCTCCTGGCGGTGCCGGTGCTGCTCGGCGTATCGGTGCTGGTGTTTCTGATCCTGCACCTCACCCCGGGCAACCCCGCGCTCGTGGTGGCGGGGCCGGACGCGCCCCCCGACGTGGTGCGCGAGGTCGAACACACCCTCGGGCTCGATCAACCGCTGTACGTCCAGTACGCGAGGTATGTGGCCCGGCTCGCCCGTGGCGACTTCGGCCGGTCGATCCGCTCCCGGGAGCCGGTGCTGGACCGCCTCCTCTCGACGTTTCCGGTCACGCTCTCGCTCGCGGTCGTTGGCGTGGCGCTGACGATCGCGATCAGCGTCCCGATGGGCATCCTCGCCGCCTACCGCCGCAACTCGGTGCTCGATCTCACCACCATCTTCGTCGCCCTCGCGGGATCGGCGATGCCGGTGTTCGCAATCGGCTTGATCCTCTTGTGGATCTTCGCGATCACGCTGCGGTGGTTTCCGCTGAGCGGCTTTGCCCCGCTCACGACGGTCGACGGATGGCGCCACATCGCGCTGCCCGCGGTGACGGTCAGCAGCGGCACGATCGCCCTGCTGGCGCGCCTGACCCGATCGTCGATGCTGGAGACGCTCCACCAGGACTACGTCCGGACCGCGCGGGCGAAGGGCGTCTGGGAACCCGGGGTGGTCATCCGGCACGCATTTCGCAACGCCCTGTTGCCGGTCGTCACGATCGTCGGCCTGCAGTTCGGCCTGCTGCTGAGCGGCGCGGTCGTCACCGAAACGATCTTCTCGCTACCGGGCATGGGCCGGCTGCTCGTGGACGCGATTCTGGGCCGTGACTTCCCGATCGTCCAGGGAGCGGTG